In Prochlorococcus marinus XMU1411, one genomic interval encodes:
- a CDS encoding HAD-IIIA family hydrolase has translation MLIEGLNCKYFESKFHEFDSIRNIKRPCLFLDRDGVLIKECHYLKEPEKVEIEKGILKIMHLARNNGWYVVVISNQSGIARGVFSWEDYELVTKRIIRDIGSPFPINAILANGLGPESKKDSWRKPSPKMINYVAKKINIDIKKSIILGDRLSDLIAGINAGIVNVIHTETGHGKKEKDSVVKFFQNYKNRSSLYLINDMKSFPIDLLIKL, from the coding sequence ATGTTAATTGAAGGATTAAATTGTAAATATTTTGAAAGCAAATTCCATGAATTTGATTCTATAAGGAACATAAAAAGGCCTTGCTTATTCTTAGATAGAGATGGCGTCTTAATTAAAGAATGCCATTACCTAAAAGAACCAGAAAAGGTTGAAATTGAAAAAGGGATTTTAAAAATCATGCATCTTGCCAGAAATAACGGATGGTATGTAGTCGTAATATCAAATCAATCAGGTATAGCAAGGGGGGTTTTTTCATGGGAAGATTATGAACTTGTTACAAAAAGGATTATTAGAGATATTGGATCACCATTTCCAATAAATGCAATATTAGCAAATGGTTTGGGTCCTGAATCAAAAAAAGATAGCTGGCGTAAACCAAGTCCAAAAATGATAAATTATGTAGCTAAAAAGATTAATATAGATATTAAAAAATCAATAATTTTGGGTGATCGACTAAGTGATTTAATCGCTGGAATAAATGCTGGTATAGTTAATGTTATTCATACCGAAACAGGTCATGGAAAAAAAGAAAAAGATTCAGTTGTAAAATTTTTCCAAAATTATAAAAATAGGAGTTCATTGTATCTAATAAATGATATGAAGTCGTTCCCGATCGATCTATTAATTAAACTGTAA
- a CDS encoding 1-deoxy-D-xylulose-5-phosphate synthase N-terminal domain-containing protein: protein MQNLRTFSVKAKEYSYLSRIDIIKTVYRVKGGHLGGSLSVIDMLSSIYAFKGFSSFELILSKGHCLLAWIATLVRTGELKNNALNNFYNEKSGFGGHPKKGSTNSITWSTGSLGHGLSISCGKAFANKNKKYICILGDGEMNEGSIWEALMFLAQHNLNNILVMIDNNRQESLARTDEILSVENLELKIGGMSLEAKRIDGHNIDNLVEEINNHFNPEFLKEKPLVLICDTIKGKGVSFMEADPKWHHRKIKDHEYEIALRELEEQKN, encoded by the coding sequence ATGCAGAACTTAAGGACATTTTCAGTAAAAGCGAAAGAATATTCCTATCTAAGTCGTATTGATATTATTAAAACTGTTTATAGGGTAAAAGGGGGGCACCTAGGAGGCTCCCTTAGTGTAATTGACATGTTATCGAGTATTTACGCCTTTAAAGGGTTCTCTTCTTTTGAGTTAATTTTGAGTAAGGGTCATTGTCTCCTTGCTTGGATAGCAACGCTTGTAAGAACTGGTGAATTAAAAAATAATGCATTAAATAATTTTTATAATGAAAAATCTGGATTTGGAGGCCACCCAAAAAAAGGGTCAACTAATTCAATAACATGGTCTACTGGATCTCTTGGTCATGGATTATCAATTTCTTGTGGGAAAGCATTCGCGAATAAAAACAAAAAATATATTTGTATCCTTGGAGATGGAGAAATGAATGAGGGCTCGATTTGGGAAGCGTTAATGTTTCTGGCACAACATAATTTAAATAATATTTTAGTTATGATTGACAATAATAGACAAGAATCTCTTGCAAGAACCGATGAAATACTTTCTGTAGAGAACCTAGAATTAAAAATTGGAGGAATGAGTTTAGAGGCTAAAAGAATAGATGGCCATAATATTGATAATTTAGTTGAAGAAATAAATAATCATTTTAATCCTGAATTTCTAAAGGAAAAACCTTTGGTTTTAATTTGTGATACTATCAAAGGAAAAGGAGTTTCTTTTATGGAGGCTGACCCTAAATGGCATCATAGAAAAATAAAAGATCATGAATATGAAATTGCTTTAAGAGAATTGGAGGAACAGAAAAATTAG
- a CDS encoding transketolase family protein: MRNAFSKELVELATKDSNIYLLAGDIGFKIFDEFIDKFPDRFINCGIAEQNMVSVAAGLASEGKIVFVYTIIPFLIMRAYEQIRVDIGINNQNVILVGVGGGLAYDKLGSTHHSCEDIALARTIPNLNIFCPFDPQNVVDTLNKSYLLSKDKKEPSYIRLSKGGENNLENRVKLFENIFCFKSKNLSKNIILTHGSISYSILSEIDSNNIDASLICLSKINNDSIKVLVEIISNLEKESNILIIEEHYQSGGLYEALASELLPLNLKHNFSNMNLKHKYIFEIYGHKELLKKSGLDMSLIKQYFSS; the protein is encoded by the coding sequence ATTAGGAATGCTTTCTCTAAAGAATTAGTTGAACTTGCAACTAAAGATTCAAATATTTATTTATTAGCGGGAGATATTGGATTCAAAATATTTGACGAATTTATAGATAAGTTTCCAGATAGATTTATAAATTGTGGGATAGCTGAACAAAATATGGTTTCAGTAGCTGCAGGTTTAGCCTCAGAAGGAAAAATTGTTTTTGTTTACACTATTATTCCTTTTTTAATAATGCGGGCTTATGAGCAGATAAGAGTTGATATAGGTATAAATAATCAAAATGTAATTCTTGTGGGAGTAGGTGGCGGATTAGCTTATGACAAATTAGGCTCTACTCATCACTCCTGTGAAGACATAGCTTTGGCGCGTACAATTCCAAATTTGAATATTTTTTGTCCTTTTGACCCACAAAATGTTGTAGATACTCTTAATAAAAGTTATCTGCTTAGTAAAGATAAGAAAGAGCCTTCGTATATAAGATTATCTAAAGGAGGAGAAAATAATTTAGAGAATAGAGTAAAGTTGTTTGAGAATATTTTTTGTTTTAAAAGTAAGAATTTAAGTAAAAATATTATTCTTACTCATGGAAGTATTTCTTATTCAATTTTAAGTGAAATAGATTCAAATAATATTGATGCGTCTCTTATTTGTTTGTCTAAAATAAATAATGATAGCATCAAAGTTTTAGTTGAAATTATTTCAAATTTAGAAAAAGAATCTAATATCCTAATCATAGAAGAGCATTATCAATCTGGGGGTTTATATGAAGCTTTAGCATCTGAACTATTACCTTTAAATTTAAAGCATAATTTTTCGAATATGAATTTAAAACATAAATATATTTTCGAAATATATGGACATAAAGAACTTTTAAAAAAAAGTGGATTAGACATGTCTTTGATAAAGCAATATTTTTCTAGTTAA
- a CDS encoding NAD(P)/FAD-dependent oxidoreductase — protein MKKIGSLLIIGGGIIGLTTAREAIKSGFFKKVLLIEKEGELGSHASRRNSGVIHAGFYYDPNSQKGKFCSNANKLMRQYCIQNGIPINKCGKVVITRNPSEINTLELLYERGKRNNCNVELLLEKDLQYYEPLAKTVDKFLWSPNTWSASPRALINNLEKELIELGVNIIYSTKIIGASDNYVIDQKGKKYFYDVLINNSGGYCLEIAKLLGLKTNYEILPFKGLYLKSKHVLRNFNCHIYPVPNIETPFLGIHTTLTFDKYLKLGPTALPAFSPENYSLFKGIDMNLLPKILATQSSLFLKNNFKFRDLALKEISFLNKDKFIKEAQKLTHFKLIQNLFEWYSPGIRPQLINKKNNSLEMDFIFLNNDNKYHLINSISPAWTCCFQTSKYIIKKIIK, from the coding sequence ATGAAAAAAATCGGATCCTTATTAATTATTGGTGGTGGCATAATAGGCTTAACTACTGCTAGAGAAGCTATCAAGAGTGGATTTTTTAAGAAGGTACTACTTATTGAAAAAGAGGGAGAATTAGGTTCCCACGCATCAAGAAGAAATAGTGGGGTAATTCATGCTGGATTTTATTATGATCCAAATTCCCAAAAAGGAAAATTTTGTTCAAATGCAAATAAATTAATGAGACAATATTGCATTCAAAATGGTATTCCAATAAATAAATGTGGCAAAGTTGTAATCACGAGAAATCCCTCTGAAATTAATACACTTGAGTTGTTATATGAAAGAGGCAAAAGAAATAATTGCAATGTAGAACTTCTATTAGAAAAAGATCTTCAATATTATGAACCATTAGCAAAAACTGTAGATAAATTCTTATGGTCGCCTAATACTTGGAGTGCTTCTCCTAGGGCTTTAATAAATAATTTAGAAAAAGAATTAATCGAACTAGGAGTTAATATTATATATTCAACAAAAATTATAGGCGCTTCAGATAATTATGTTATTGACCAAAAAGGTAAAAAATATTTCTATGATGTGCTAATTAATAATTCTGGAGGCTATTGTCTAGAAATCGCAAAATTACTTGGACTAAAAACTAATTATGAAATTCTTCCATTTAAGGGATTATATTTAAAATCAAAGCATGTGTTAAGAAATTTTAATTGTCATATTTATCCTGTTCCAAATATTGAAACGCCATTTTTGGGAATTCATACAACTCTAACTTTTGATAAATATTTAAAACTAGGTCCCACTGCTTTACCAGCATTCTCGCCAGAAAATTATTCATTATTTAAGGGAATTGATATGAATTTGTTACCAAAAATTTTGGCTACCCAATCAAGTTTGTTTTTGAAAAATAATTTTAAATTTAGAGATCTGGCTCTTAAAGAAATTTCATTTTTAAATAAAGATAAATTTATTAAAGAGGCTCAAAAGTTAACACATTTTAAACTCATACAAAATTTATTTGAGTGGTATTCACCAGGCATAAGACCACAATTAATAAATAAAAAAAATAATTCTTTAGAAATGGATTTTATTTTTTTGAATAATGATAATAAGTATCATTTGATTAATTCAATTTCTCCAGCTTGGACATGCTGTTTTCAAACTTCTAAGTATATAATTAAAAAAATTATAAAATAA